One window of Chloroflexus aggregans DSM 9485 genomic DNA carries:
- a CDS encoding nucleotidyltransferase family protein: protein MIGLIPAGGMATRLGPLPCSKELLPVGGWAEPDGLRPRPIITYLLAQWQRAGITRAFIVVKPGKWDIPAYLGDGRAFGLNLAYLTVHEPYGAAYTLAAAMPFLEDRSVALGLPDVLLSPDDVYATLAAHHATAQPDLTLGLFPCARPQTADMVDLAADGRRVKGIVIKPSQTSLRWTWMAAIWSPRLSDLLTTVVATDRAARQHEANRAELHIGAVFQAAIAMGLRVEGVTFPHGHALDIGTPAGWAAAVRLDRE, encoded by the coding sequence ATGATTGGTCTGATCCCCGCCGGGGGGATGGCTACACGCCTGGGACCGTTACCATGCAGCAAAGAGTTGTTACCGGTTGGTGGCTGGGCGGAACCTGATGGTTTGCGACCGCGCCCGATCATTACCTATCTGTTGGCGCAGTGGCAACGCGCCGGTATCACGCGGGCATTCATCGTTGTTAAGCCGGGGAAGTGGGATATTCCCGCCTATTTGGGCGATGGACGTGCGTTTGGGTTGAATCTGGCCTATCTGACGGTCCACGAACCATACGGTGCTGCGTATACGCTCGCAGCCGCTATGCCCTTTCTCGAAGACCGGTCGGTTGCCCTCGGCTTGCCTGACGTTCTGTTATCACCCGACGATGTGTATGCAACGTTGGCTGCTCACCACGCGACCGCCCAACCTGATTTGACCCTTGGCCTCTTCCCCTGTGCGCGACCGCAAACCGCCGATATGGTTGATCTTGCCGCCGATGGTCGTCGGGTGAAGGGCATTGTGATCAAGCCATCACAGACGTCGTTGCGGTGGACATGGATGGCGGCGATCTGGTCGCCACGACTGAGTGACCTTTTGACGACGGTTGTCGCCACCGACCGAGCTGCTCGCCAACACGAAGCAAACCGCGCCGAATTGCATATCGGCGCGGTCTTTCAGGCAGCAATCGCAATGGGTCTGCGTGTCGAAGGAGTTACCTTTCCCCACGGCCACGCCCTCGACATCGGGACCCCGGCCGGTTGGGCGGCAGCCGTTCGGCTTGATCGAGAATAG
- the aroE gene encoding shikimate dehydrogenase, which translates to MPAESTLTAEIILIGDPVAHSRSPAMHNAALAALGIAARYRAVQTSAAELPQRIADLRRAEFLGANVTLPHKQAVMALLDEIEPIAARIGAVNTIIRQPDGRLVGTNTDAPGLLADLAAAAWSPAGQAVVILGASGAARAAAFALADAGVAALTIVNRHLMRAVEVAAAVAANQPALHVRALALTDPTVADAVADCTLLINATALGWHDGETPLPDPPVGPHCLVYDMVYRETTLLRTAAMRGAHVRDGRGMLVEQGALAFERWTGHPAPRDVMWQAAFGVEHRQ; encoded by the coding sequence GTGCCAGCAGAATCGACCCTAACGGCGGAAATTATCTTGATCGGTGATCCGGTCGCACATTCACGTTCGCCCGCAATGCATAACGCGGCGCTCGCTGCTCTTGGCATTGCTGCACGCTATCGTGCTGTGCAAACCTCGGCTGCCGAGTTACCACAGCGGATTGCCGACCTACGCCGAGCGGAGTTCCTCGGCGCAAATGTGACGTTGCCCCATAAGCAGGCTGTAATGGCGTTGCTTGATGAGATCGAACCCATCGCTGCCCGGATCGGCGCAGTCAATACGATTATTCGTCAACCCGACGGTCGCTTGGTGGGTACGAATACCGATGCCCCAGGGTTGCTGGCCGATTTAGCTGCTGCGGCATGGTCGCCGGCCGGTCAAGCCGTGGTGATTTTAGGAGCGTCAGGGGCCGCACGGGCTGCTGCGTTTGCGCTGGCCGATGCCGGTGTCGCTGCACTCACGATTGTCAATCGCCATCTTATGCGCGCGGTTGAGGTAGCTGCGGCTGTGGCGGCTAATCAACCGGCGCTGCACGTGCGTGCATTAGCCTTGACCGATCCGACCGTGGCCGACGCCGTGGCTGACTGTACGTTATTGATTAACGCTACAGCGCTTGGTTGGCACGATGGCGAAACGCCATTGCCCGATCCACCGGTCGGCCCGCATTGTCTGGTCTATGATATGGTCTACCGCGAAACGACCCTTTTGCGGACAGCCGCAATGCGTGGCGCGCACGTGCGTGATGGGCGGGGCATGTTGGTTGAGCAAGGTGCGCTCGCGTTCGAGCGTTGGACCGGGCATCCGGCACCACGAGACGTGATGTGGCAGGCCGCTTTTGGGGTGGAGCACAGACAATGA
- the thrC gene encoding threonine synthase, with translation MYHAWFAAQDDPNERYPLTEVVYYSRSGGLLEVQHDMAALAQRSPEEWKRLFDERWMRTTWPYGSGVWGKKEWVCPIVDNDNVVSMFEGGTNLFWAERFGREIGLEDLWIKMCGNSHTGSFKDLGMTVLVSVVKQMISEGKPIRAIACASTGDTSAALAAYGAAAGIPTIVFLPKGKVSIAQLVQPVAHGALVLALDTDFDGCMRIVREITANPDNGIYLANSLNSLRIEGQKTVGIEIVQQFDWEVPDWIIIPGGNLGNTFALGKGLLMMYELGLINRLPRIVTAQAANANPLYRSYLTGFREYQPIKAQPTAASAIQIGDPVSINRAISILRRFNGIVEQATEQELADAAARADRTGAYACPHTGVALAALIKLVQRGEIKRSDRVVVISTAHGLKFSRFKVEYHEGTLRDVIGQYRNPPIELPPDIDAVRREIDRRFG, from the coding sequence ATGTATCACGCTTGGTTTGCCGCTCAAGATGACCCCAACGAGCGTTATCCGCTCACAGAAGTAGTGTACTACAGTCGATCAGGCGGGTTATTGGAAGTGCAGCACGATATGGCCGCACTAGCTCAACGCAGTCCTGAAGAGTGGAAACGATTATTCGATGAGCGCTGGATGCGCACAACATGGCCGTATGGTAGTGGAGTATGGGGCAAGAAAGAGTGGGTCTGCCCGATTGTCGATAACGACAATGTCGTCAGTATGTTTGAAGGCGGGACCAACCTCTTCTGGGCCGAACGGTTTGGGCGTGAGATCGGGCTAGAAGATTTGTGGATCAAGATGTGTGGCAATTCGCACACCGGCTCGTTCAAAGATCTCGGAATGACGGTGCTGGTGAGCGTTGTCAAGCAGATGATCAGCGAGGGTAAGCCGATACGTGCGATTGCCTGTGCCTCAACCGGTGATACATCGGCGGCATTGGCTGCATACGGTGCGGCTGCCGGGATTCCCACCATTGTCTTTCTACCCAAAGGCAAGGTGAGCATTGCCCAATTAGTACAGCCGGTTGCCCACGGTGCGCTTGTGCTGGCACTCGATACCGATTTCGATGGCTGCATGCGGATTGTCCGCGAAATCACGGCTAATCCCGACAACGGCATCTATTTAGCCAATTCGCTCAACTCGCTGCGGATCGAGGGGCAAAAGACGGTTGGGATCGAGATCGTGCAGCAATTCGATTGGGAAGTGCCGGACTGGATTATTATTCCCGGCGGTAATCTTGGCAATACCTTTGCCCTCGGCAAAGGCCTGCTCATGATGTACGAGTTAGGGTTGATCAACCGCTTGCCACGGATTGTGACTGCACAAGCAGCCAACGCCAATCCACTCTATCGCTCGTACCTGACCGGTTTCCGCGAATATCAGCCGATCAAAGCCCAACCGACAGCGGCGAGTGCGATTCAGATCGGCGATCCGGTCAGCATTAATCGGGCGATCAGCATCCTGCGTCGCTTCAACGGCATCGTCGAACAGGCAACCGAGCAGGAACTCGCCGATGCCGCCGCTCGTGCCGACCGCACCGGTGCATATGCCTGCCCCCATACCGGTGTCGCGTTGGCCGCACTGATCAAATTGGTGCAACGTGGCGAGATCAAGCGCAGTGATCGAGTCGTTGTCATCTCGACCGCGCATGGGCTTAAGTTTAGCCGTTTCAAAGTCGAGTACCATGAAGGCACACTGCGCGACGTAATCGGCCAGTACCGTAACCCGCCAATCGAACTGCCACCGGATATCGATGCAGTACGCCGCGAAATCGACCGCCGGTTCGGATAG
- a CDS encoding prepilin peptidase, whose product MIDLFVAVVGLVLGSLLNILIIRLPREQRLWGWPRCIRTGQPLRWWQLLPVLGWVLQRGRAADGRPLPVIYPLVEIGSALWLWRLYDLYGFSPLFAYLAFVGAVLIVTGVVDWLYRWIYTFVILGGALIAFIWGSIAGAGWRELLLGSLIGGVGFLFLYLLALILFPSKSAPFGLGDVYLAIFIGAALGLRHLGPALIYGVFMAGIVAAGILLARRLGRATPEYLPYGAYLCLGVLLYVAFGGYRL is encoded by the coding sequence ATGATCGATCTCTTTGTCGCCGTTGTCGGTCTGGTGCTAGGTAGTCTGCTCAATATCCTGATCATTCGCTTGCCGCGCGAACAACGGTTGTGGGGGTGGCCACGCTGTATTCGTACCGGCCAACCGCTGCGCTGGTGGCAACTCTTACCGGTACTTGGGTGGGTATTACAACGTGGCCGGGCCGCCGATGGTCGTCCGCTGCCGGTGATCTACCCGCTGGTTGAAATCGGGAGCGCTCTCTGGCTCTGGCGGCTTTACGATCTGTACGGGTTCAGCCCGCTCTTCGCCTATTTAGCCTTCGTCGGTGCAGTGCTTATCGTTACGGGCGTCGTCGATTGGCTCTACCGCTGGATCTACACCTTTGTCATTCTCGGTGGTGCCCTGATTGCTTTCATCTGGGGGTCAATCGCGGGTGCAGGCTGGCGCGAACTGCTGCTCGGGAGTTTGATCGGTGGCGTTGGCTTTCTGTTTCTCTACCTGCTGGCGTTAATCCTCTTCCCAAGCAAATCGGCTCCGTTTGGATTGGGTGATGTTTACCTCGCCATCTTTATCGGTGCTGCCCTTGGGTTGCGTCATCTGGGGCCGGCTTTGATCTACGGTGTCTTTATGGCCGGGATCGTCGCAGCCGGTATCTTACTTGCCCGCCGGCTTGGCCGCGCAACCCCAGAATACTTGCCATACGGTGCGTATTTGTGTTTGGGGGTTCTCCTGTACGTCGCGTTTGGTGGTTACCGGTTGTAA
- the mltG gene encoding endolytic transglycosylase MltG encodes MRHVRALLLGLSLLALVVSCAGYVFLSELRATPATTNTPVEFIVAPGETTNDIANRLAEAGLIRQPALFRALVRWRGLDQQIQAGRYVLSPTMTMSEILIVLQSGKVVNDIQITIPEGLRLEEIAAIIAAAGLVSENDFLTVARDGDRFRADYFLLNSLPEGATLEGYLFPDTYRFAPSSDAETIVRKLLDRFVEQYSTIERSVRVPGVTVHQIVTMASIVQREAALLSEMPRISAVFWNRLKPQYAPIFGGGLLGADATVQYAIGYDPGEGTWWKRNLTVDDLAIQSPYNTRINPGLPPGPIAAPGLAALTAAAQPDESSPYLFFVASCEFDGSHKFATTIEEFRVYEAEWLACQQNRP; translated from the coding sequence ATGCGGCATGTCCGCGCCCTCTTACTCGGTCTTTCTCTCCTGGCACTGGTAGTCTCGTGTGCGGGTTATGTCTTCTTGAGTGAATTGCGGGCGACACCGGCGACTACCAACACACCGGTTGAGTTTATCGTCGCCCCCGGTGAAACAACCAACGATATTGCGAATCGGTTGGCCGAAGCCGGTCTGATCCGCCAACCGGCCCTCTTTCGCGCACTGGTCCGCTGGCGCGGTCTCGATCAGCAGATACAGGCCGGGCGCTATGTACTCAGCCCGACGATGACAATGAGCGAGATTCTGATCGTCTTACAGAGCGGAAAGGTGGTCAACGATATTCAGATCACGATCCCGGAAGGATTGCGTCTCGAAGAGATCGCTGCGATTATCGCCGCTGCCGGCCTCGTGAGCGAAAACGATTTTTTGACCGTTGCACGTGACGGCGACCGATTCCGTGCAGATTATTTTCTGCTTAATAGCTTGCCGGAAGGGGCGACACTCGAAGGCTATCTCTTCCCCGATACCTATCGGTTTGCACCCTCGTCTGATGCCGAAACCATCGTGCGTAAGCTACTCGACCGCTTTGTTGAGCAGTATAGTACGATTGAGCGTTCGGTCCGGGTACCGGGTGTTACCGTCCATCAGATCGTCACAATGGCGTCGATTGTCCAACGTGAGGCAGCTCTCCTCAGCGAGATGCCACGTATTAGCGCGGTCTTCTGGAATCGTCTCAAACCGCAATATGCCCCCATCTTCGGCGGGGGGTTGCTCGGCGCCGATGCGACGGTACAGTATGCGATTGGCTATGATCCCGGTGAAGGTACGTGGTGGAAACGTAATCTGACCGTTGACGATCTGGCGATTCAAAGCCCGTACAATACGCGCATCAATCCCGGTTTGCCACCAGGCCCAATTGCTGCTCCCGGCCTTGCTGCGCTCACGGCTGCGGCTCAGCCCGATGAATCGTCGCCCTATCTGTTTTTTGTCGCCAGTTGCGAGTTTGATGGTTCACATAAGTTTGCAACGACTATCGAAGAGTTTCGTGTCTATGAAGCGGAGTGGTTGGCGTGCCAGCAGAATCGACCCTAA